The following proteins are co-located in the Flavobacterium sp. CECT 9288 genome:
- a CDS encoding NADH-quinone oxidoreductase subunit I, with protein sequence MSIESISLSGRKKLVSNKEMTFWERMYLVAIIKGLIITIQHLFTRKVTIQYPEQVRKMSPVYRGQHMLKRDEEGRENCTACGLCALSCPAEAITMKAEERKADEKHLYREEKYASIYEINMLRCIFCGLCEEACPKDAIYLTTSKVLVPASYEREDFIFGKDKLVMPLEMAIQNAQLKNAN encoded by the coding sequence ATGTCAATAGAAAGTATATCCTTATCGGGAAGAAAAAAGTTAGTCTCTAACAAAGAGATGACTTTTTGGGAAAGAATGTATCTTGTAGCGATTATCAAGGGATTGATAATTACAATCCAGCATTTATTTACTAGAAAAGTTACCATTCAGTACCCTGAGCAAGTACGAAAAATGAGTCCGGTGTATCGTGGACAGCACATGTTGAAACGAGATGAGGAAGGTAGAGAAAATTGTACAGCATGTGGTTTGTGTGCTCTTTCTTGTCCTGCTGAAGCCATCACGATGAAAGCTGAGGAAAGAAAAGCGGATGAAAAACACTTATACCGTGAGGAAAAATATGCTTCGATATATGAAATCAATATGTTGCGTTGCATTTTTTGCGGGTTGTGCGAAGAGGCTTGTCCGAAAGACGCAATTTACCTAACCACATCTAAAGTTCTTGTTCCAGCTAGTTATGAGAGAGAAGATTTTATCTTTGGTAAAGATAAACTAGTGATGCCGCTTGAAATGGCAATTCAAAATGCTCAACTAAAAAACGCTAACTAA